The proteins below come from a single Gossypium raimondii isolate GPD5lz chromosome 2, ASM2569854v1, whole genome shotgun sequence genomic window:
- the LOC105788190 gene encoding metal-nicotianamine transporter YSL1, producing MEEVTDTKEKEREDMEEVHEETEGSRTIQPWTQQITVRGVIVSILIGTVYSVIAMKLNLTTGWVPNLNVSAALIAFLFIRTWTKVVEKAGYTAKPFTRQENTMIQTCAVACYSIAIGGGFASYLLGLNRKTYELSGVDTEGNSAKAIKEPGLGWMTGFLFVVCFVGLFVLIPLRKVMIVDLKLTYPSGLATAVLINGFHSQGNKSAKKQVRGFLRYFSVSFLWGFFQWFFSGKEECGFKQFPTFGLKAWKQTFFFDFSLTYVGAGMICSHLVNLSLLFGAVISYGIMWPLINRLKGQWFSEDLQESSMRSLYGYKVFVSVALILGDGLYNFLKILSFTLINIRGRLKDKARNRDEEDDRKKTAEDRKQNELFIRETIPMSIGVVGYVVLSIVTVVVIPIMFPQLKWYYVIVAYILAPSLAFCNAYGAGLTDMNMAYNYGKVALFVLAALTGKENGVVAGLAGCGLIKSVVSVACILMQDFKTAHYTLASPRAMFLSQAIGTAIGCVVTPLSFFLFYKSFDVGNPYGEFKAPYALIYRNMAILGVQGFSALPRHCLQLCYGFFAFAVLVNFVRDVSPHKIGKWMPLPMAMAVPFLVGGYFAIDMCLGTLVMFAWQKLNAKKAELMVPAVASGLICGEGLWILPASILALAKINPPICMKFLPS from the exons ATGGAAGAGGTGACGGATACgaaagagaaagagagggaAGACATGGAAGAGGTGCATGAAGAAACCGAGGGTTCAAGGACAATACAACCATGGACTCAGCAAATAACTGTGAGGGGAGTGATTGTAAGCATCTTGATTGGGACGGTTTACAGTGTGATAGCCATGAAACTGAACCTCACAACAGGTTGGGTCCCTAACCTGAATGTCTCAGCTGCTCTTATTGCCTTCCTTTTTATCCGGACATGGACAAAAGTTGTTGAGAAGGCAGGATATACGGCCAAACCTTTTACAAGACAAGAGAACACCATGATTCAGACATGTGCGGTTGCATGTTACAGCATAGCTATTGGAG GTGGGTTTGCATCTTATCTGTTGGGATTAAACAGGAAGACATATGAATTGTCCGGAGTAGACACTGAAGGGAACTCTGCAAAGGCTATAAAAGAACCAGGACTTGGGTGGATGACCGGCTTCCTTTTTGTAGTTTGCTTTGTTGGTCTTTTCGTATTAATTCCTTTAAGAAAG GTCATGATAGTGGACCTCAAGTTGACTTATCCAAGTGGCTTGGCGACTGCAGTTCTCATCAATGGCTTCCATAGCCAAGGCAATAAGTCAGCCAA AAAACAGGTGCGTGGGTTCCTGAGGTACTTCTCAGTTAGTTTCCTATGGGGATTTTTTCAATGGTTTTTCTCTGGGAAAGAAGAATGTGGTTTCAAGCAGTTCCCTACTTTCGGACTTAAAGCCTGGAAGCAAAC aTTCTTCTTTGATTTTAGCCTGACCTATGTCGGGGCAGGAATGATCTGTTCTCACCTGGTTAATTTGTCTCTGCTATTTGGAGCTGTGATTTCATATGGAATAATGTGGCCACTTATTAATCGCCTTAAAGGACAATGGTTTTCTGAGGATTTACAAGAAAGCAGCATGAGAAGTCTATATGGATACAAG GTTTTTGTATCTGTTGCTCTCATTCTTGGTGATGGCCTTTACAATTTCCTCAAGATACTGTCTTTCACGCTTATTAACATCCGTGGTAGATTGAAGGACAAGGCCCGAAATAGAG ATGAGGAGGATGATCGGAAGAAGACAGCTGAGGATCGAAAACAAAACGAACTTTTCATCAGAGAAACCATCCCCATGTCGATTGGGGTCGTTGGATATGTGGTATTGTCTATCGTGACTGTTGTTGTGATCCCCATCATGTTCCCTCAGCTCAAATGGTACTATGTGATTGTAGCTTACATTCTTGCCCCATCTCTGGCTTTCTGCAATGCTTATGGGGCGGGTCTTACCGACATGAATATGGCCTATAACTATGGGAAAGTAGCCCTTTTCGTGTTGGCAGCATTGACAGGCAAGGAAAACGGTGTTGTAGCAGGGCTTGCCGGATGTGGACTCATCAAGTCTGTTGTTTCTGTTGCTTGCATTTTAATGCAAGATTTCAAGACAGCGCATTATACGCTCGCATCACCAAGAGCGATGTTCTTGAGCCAAGCAATTGGGACGGCTATTGGCTGCGTTGTAACGCCTCTCAGCTTCTTCCTTTTCTACAAATCATTCGATGTTGGAAACCCATATGGAGAATTCAAAGCACCATATGCTTTGATATATAGAAACATGGCTATTCTAGGTGTGCAAGGATTTTCGGCTTTGCCTCGGCATTGCTTGCAACTCTGTTATGGCTTCTTTGCTTTTGCAGTGTTGGTGAATTTTGTGAGAGATGTCTCACCGCATAAAATAGGGAAATGGATGCCGCTTCCAATGGCGATGGCAGTGCCATTTTTAGTTGGGGGATATTTTGCGATCGATATGTGCTTGGGAACTTTGGTCATGTTTGCTTGGCAGAAGCTAAATGCAAAGAAGGCTGAGTTGATGGTTCCAGCCGTTGCTTCCGGGCTAATATGTGGGGAAGGGCTATGGATTCTCCCAGCTTCAATTCTTGCCTTGGCCAAAATTAATCCTCCCATTTGCATGAAATTCCTGCCTTCTTAG